The genomic window CGTGTTATTACGTTTATTAAATTCGTGCTATTAATAGGCAAAAAAATAATACTCCTCTATTCTATACCTATTCCTGTTGTAGACATGCTTAACGTCGAATGTTTAACTCCCTTTACCGCTTTTAGATTCTCTGACAAGCGCTGGACTTTCTCGGGAGAGCCCTTTACCGCAAGTATCTCCAAACAGTTGTTATGATCTATATGGATATGCTGCGAGGAAATAATACAAGAGCCAAATTCATGCTGGATATCCAAAAGCGTATTCACTAACTCACGCTTGTGGTGATCATAGATAAGCGTTATAGCTCCTACAACCTCATGGGCATCAAGCCATTCTTTCTTTACCAGTTCCTGCCGGATTAAATCCCTAAAAGCCTCGGAGCGATTGGTATAACTTTTGGATTCGATGAGTTTATCAAATTTTCCCAAAAGCCCCTTATCTAAAGAAACTCCGAATCTTGCTATTGAAGACATATGTTTTCTCCTTGTATTACGAATACAAAAATTGTAACACCAATATATTGCTTGTCAAATGAAATTTTAAAATCACTTTTTAAAAAATACAATGTTCCTACGATTAGCTAACCTTCACATATAACTCAGCTAATCAAAATATACGAAACCCCTGCTTCTTCTTCTGAGCCTCTGCTTCTTGAATAAAGAATAATCCCGCGAGTTTTTTCTTCCCATTTTCATCCGTAAAATATTCCTGATGCGCGTAGAATATGCCTGTAACTTCTACAAGAGGAGTAAATGGTGGAGCTAATTTCTGGCCTTTTTTCATAGTAACGGACACTACATTAAATATTGTGGGTGGTAGACTAGCGCCCCAATCACAACATGGGCAGCCGTAGGCATTTTTCCCTAAGGCAAAATTATCAAGAGAACCATCCGCAAGATACGCATCATAGGGTATCAAAAGGTAACCTGTTAATTTCACTTTCTTACCATATAAATGAAGAATATCTATCGGGAAACCTTTTATATCATCTCCGTCTTTAGTAGCCTGGCTTTGAACTTTCTCAAGCTCTCTTATATCTAAAACATACACTTGCTCATTATCTGATTGACTAGCGAAAGCATCGTTTGGTAAACTTAATACGTGAAAAGATTGTGCTAAATTTGGTTTTTTAGTTACGAAGAATAATATAATTGATAAAATAAATACGAACCTTAGCGTATAGATTAACCCTTTATTCATTATTTAATAAATCTCCTAAGATTCGCTTTTTTTGCCATCGAACTATCTTGAGGATAATATTTCTGCAACTCTTTCAGCACCTTATCATTTTTATCAAATTCATTTAAGGCTTCGTAACATTCCGCAAGTAATCTCAATGACGATTTATGATAAGAAACAATATCTATCGTCTGTCCATTCTCATCGGGGCCAAAAGCTATAATTCGCTCGAAATACGCTACCGCTTCTTTACATTTACTTTCAGAAGCCAGAATTACCCCAAGGCTAAAGTTCGCGCTTTTATCTTTAGGATCGGCTTTTATAGCCTGATGGTAAGCGTATATGGACTTTTCCAAATTACCATTGCTTTTATAGGCATACCCAAGCATATCCCACGCCTTAACATTTTTTTTATCAATAAATACCGCTTTTTCATAGCTCCTTATCGCATCATTGAACAACTCACACGCCATATACGAAGACGCCCGGAATACCAACTGTTTCACGATAAACGGCCTCATCACGATAAAACTCAAGGCTACAAAGGCGAAACTAAGCGAGCATCTTAAAACCAACCTAGGTCGCTTATCATGATTATACGAATTGCTACAGCTACAATTATCGTATTTTTCCATAAAGAATCCTTACGCGAGAATAAAGAAAAACAATGCAATTGCTATAAGAATGTTGCCTGCCACAAATTGAGTATATTTTTCTAAACTTTCAACCTTGGGAGCTAGATATTTCACTAAGCTCGTAGATGAACCAATCAATAATATCGGCATGCTTTGACCGATCGCAAAGCTTAAGAATATAATAAAAGAATAAACCCATGAATCCCAAAAACCTACAATGCTTGCAATTACAAAAAGCACAGAAGCGCAACAAGGGCAAGCCGGCATCTCCAAGAAAGCAAACATAACACCAAATAAAAACGAACCGATAAAACCTCTTTTTTTCAACCGAGTATTCGTTTCACAATACGCATGGTGCGTTTTGCCGATTTTGATTAAACCTGCGTAAAAAACCCCAAAGATAAGTAAAACAACCCCTAAGAATATATATAGATACTTGCTTATAAGCACTAAACTAAAAGCTAAATTCTTAAGTAAGATTAAAGCTATCCCTAAAAATGTATAACTGGTGATTAACCCTAAGGCTAAAAAAATAGCCGATAGAAAGGATTTTCTCTTAATGTCGTGTGATGCTCCTGAGACATAACCAAAAACAATTGGGATCCTAATTATCGTGCAAGAGCTCAAAGACGCGATAAACCCTGCCCAAAACACAATGAATATCGCTATAATAGGCGACTTAGTTATAATTGTTTGAAGTGTATTTGTCATTTCATTAAACGCCTACTTGATAATGCTGATATACCGTAACAACCAGAAGCAAAAATAACGATCGTTGCCCCTGATGCTGTTCCCCAATAATATGATACGATCAACCCCATGATACCGGAAAGAATGCTTATAATTACTGCCCATGCCGTATATGTGTGGATGTTCCGTGTAAAATTACGAGAGGCTGCCGCAGGCAAGATTAAAAGTGAATTTATGATTAAAATTCCTACCAACCTTATCGAAACAATCACCACTAATGCTAGAAGTATCGTAAAACTTGTCTCTACAAGAAAAGTATTGATCCTGCGGCTACGCGCCAAAGATGAATTAACGCTCGTAAGTATCATGGCGTTACCCGCCGCATACCAATACCCCAAAACAACCACAGCTATTACAAAAAACCAAGCTATTTGCTGCGGGGTAACCGCGAGGATATCGCCAATCAAATAACTTGTATATTTTACAAATCCACCCTGTCTGCTTAAAATAACAATACCTAGAGCCACGATAAATGCCATAAAAACACCCAAAACAGTATCAACGGAAGCTTTGGTGGTATCTTTTAACAAATTTATAGAAATAGCTAAAACCACCGCCAAACAAATCATAGGAAACGTAGGATCGTGAAAACCTAAAAGCACTCCTATGGCAATTCCCGTAAGCGCGGAATGGCCTAACACATCGGTGAAGAAAGCCATACGGTTATTTACTACCATTGTCCCTAAAATCGCAAACAACGGCGTAACAAGTAATATAGCCAAAAGCGCATTCTTCATAAAAACATAATGCGTCCAGCTAAACGGAAGCATATCTAGCAATCTATACCAAACCTCAATGATCGCCATTTTTATTATTCTCTTTTGACGTTAAGCTCGGCAAACAAGAAATATTCCATAGGGTTGGGCCAAATGCTTTTACTAATTTTTCATTTGAAAGAACTTCTTTAGGATCTCCTTCTGCAATCACAGACCGGTTAAGGAGTATGAGCCGATCGACATAAGAAGATACGCCTGCTAAATCATGGGTTACAAGTATCACCGCAATATCATGTTTTTTCCTTAAATCATCTACGATTTGGTAAAAAAGGGACAGCCCCTTAATATCTACTCCGCTAGATGGCTCATCTAAAAGTAAAAGTTCAGGTTCAGGGGTCATAGCGATAGCTAACAGAACTCGCTGCAATTCTC from Candidatus Omnitrophota bacterium includes these protein-coding regions:
- the nikR gene encoding nickel-responsive transcriptional regulator NikR, which translates into the protein MSSIARFGVSLDKGLLGKFDKLIESKSYTNRSEAFRDLIRQELVKKEWLDAHEVVGAITLIYDHHKRELVNTLLDIQHEFGSCIISSQHIHIDHNNCLEILAVKGSPEKVQRLSENLKAVKGVKHSTLSMSTTGIGIE
- a CDS encoding metal ABC transporter permease, whose amino-acid sequence is MIEVWYRLLDMLPFSWTHYVFMKNALLAILLVTPLFAILGTMVVNNRMAFFTDVLGHSALTGIAIGVLLGFHDPTFPMICLAVVLAISINLLKDTTKASVDTVLGVFMAFIVALGIVILSRQGGFVKYTSYLIGDILAVTPQQIAWFFVIAVVVLGYWYAAGNAMILTSVNSSLARSRRINTFLVETSFTILLALVVIVSIRLVGILIINSLLILPAAASRNFTRNIHTYTAWAVIISILSGIMGLIVSYYWGTASGATIVIFASGCYGISALSSRRLMK
- a CDS encoding cytochrome c biogenesis protein CcdA gives rise to the protein MTNTLQTIITKSPIIAIFIVFWAGFIASLSSCTIIRIPIVFGYVSGASHDIKRKSFLSAIFLALGLITSYTFLGIALILLKNLAFSLVLISKYLYIFLGVVLLIFGVFYAGLIKIGKTHHAYCETNTRLKKRGFIGSFLFGVMFAFLEMPACPCCASVLFVIASIVGFWDSWVYSFIIFLSFAIGQSMPILLIGSSTSLVKYLAPKVESLEKYTQFVAGNILIAIALFFFILA
- a CDS encoding tetratricopeptide repeat protein translates to MEKYDNCSCSNSYNHDKRPRLVLRCSLSFAFVALSFIVMRPFIVKQLVFRASSYMACELFNDAIRSYEKAVFIDKKNVKAWDMLGYAYKSNGNLEKSIYAYHQAIKADPKDKSANFSLGVILASESKCKEAVAYFERIIAFGPDENGQTIDIVSYHKSSLRLLAECYEALNEFDKNDKVLKELQKYYPQDSSMAKKANLRRFIK